gtgtattgatttgtcaagtgcgcctcccggagctccgcgaatgtgttaaccatccccaggcccatgaaacgctggttggatgtggtgatcgggagatcgagggcacgcttgtacatctttctgagaatcacttcgagggcgttctcatcaaacttccgcaggtggaggtaaggagtcgagtagaggactcgactggtcacgaatgcatgcgccagccgcaaagcgtctctgaaccgtaaccccccgcgtttgttggaaacccggcggaccatccggcccacctggtcccccaccttgagCAGTTTTGCTGGggtggtatcagcccgtcgatgtttgtggataaggagaccaagtactctaatctcatcgtgttcgggtatcgggccgctggccagagatagttccattttggtggcgcactgaagcgacgggcAAATGTGCACATAtcggatttggacggtgagcactgaaggccgcagcggcgggcgtaagcgtccacgatctccgctgcttgctgcaggttggcctcaatgtctccaaccgatccgtgtttggcccagatggttatgtcgtcggcgtacagcgcgtgctgaatgccttcgaccttcgccagctgagccgggagtttcatcatggccagattgaaaagtaacggcgagaggaccgcaccctgtggggttcctctcgttcccagtttatatgggccgtgttcttcgtcttgtattcggatgaaacttcgtcgatccgagagaaattgcttgatgtactgaaacgtgttatgtccacagttcgtttgggagagatgttgcaggatgatttcgtgtgtgacattgtcgaaagcccccttcaagtcaagggcgagtactgccttatcgttgaagggatattcgacagggttgagaatttctcggtcgagttgaagcagaacatcttgagcggacctctgcgggcggaaaccgaacatggtgtctgcgaatgtatgttcattttccagaaacccagacagcctatcccgcaccatggtctccatcagctttcccgcgcaagacgtgagggagatggggcggaggttgtctgtgtttatggctttgccggctttcggaatgaaagttaccagggcggtcttccattcaattggtagaggtgcctcaccaagccagatcgagttgatgaaagcgaggagggttttgtaggcgggatcgggaagattagcaagcattttcacagttatcttgtccctgccaggtgccgttcctcgtttcattttagctagggccgccttgaggtcatgcaactgaaacggttgatccagattcgcgttctctgaacctgcatacgagaacgcgggtcctccggggtcctgcttagtgcaaagatactggtcgcgcagtttgcatgctaattttgatgtattttcatcgaagctatgaatagctcgttggagatgtttttgtgtctcggcgcgggtttgagtcgggtcaattagggcgcggaaaaggcgccacgtgctccggctcgacatttgtctggccgccgtgttgcagcggtctacccagttcgaggcggcgagttgggccgcgtactctgccgctcgctgggtgagctcggcgatatgaattttgagctttctgttacgttttttggcggcgccatctgcggacgaggctgtgctgcgcctcccagaggtgcagaaggtggttgtccacctccggagtggcctccgagagctgaacttgtgtttccaccgaacgaaggtgtgtaaccaatccttgtgcccacgcgtggtagccttgttcgtggataGACGCCGAATTGATGTTGTTTTGCCGGTACTtattccagtctggaagccgagcttgtgcgtgGGGCCCGGCCAATGGTTTAGTCCTTACggtggtattgataaggcagtggtcactaccgagggtttcctcggtgttgatccattctgcgtgtacaatgtttttggtaaaggtgagatccggacatgcatcccgggtcacggaattacccagccgcgttggatatgcagggtcagtgtgaagagtcaggcccagcgtggacgcgagttccgctagcttgcgtgcccgcttctcttcacgcacgtatccccatagtgtactgtgggcgttgaaatcgcccacaatcaccagggggtcTCTGCTCGCAGCCTTTAGAGCGCTGCTAAAgagtgctgcgaacgttacatTTTTGAGTTTGGGGGAACAGTATATGTTGAGTACGTGGAGTGGTGCATCTTCTTTCTAGAGCGGAAGAAGTGTCACCATCAGAtaggaatattctgtgtaaagttccaagtcaactagattagccgtataatttttatgcacgcagacgcaggaagaggggtcctgctgaaagggggtgtaatttgtgagggtgacgccactccctggctcctggagggcaaccaccgcgggaagagaatcgaaagttgaaaggtaaaGTCGGAGATCCGCCCTGTTTGCACGAGAAcggaagccccgacagttccactggacaatttggacgggggtggccgaattggttcttggggagcgcctgatcttagggctgctcgccatggTCATTTAGATTGAGGAGGGGTTGTACTAACACTGCTCCGGAGCCAACACTCACAGAAAGGGGGGTATCCTCCACACCAAagagtgagcagttgtcgtcgtcggctacctcgggggtgcgtctagaagttttgtgagggcggccgggtgagggatcgccgggcctgcgcgaggagcgcaaggaattcgctatttgttgggcaatcatcgcggggattgtctcttgcaatttggagatggcgtttaccatcattgaaatttgattttctatagcggcgaatcgggcctctgtggccccgaggcgggcctggaatgcggcctccaaacttgttaccgccttcggtaccacgagctcactctccATTACCTCAGCCGCGGGAGGCGAGGAGGCAGAAgaagactggttgattttagattccaattcgttaattttttttagcagcatctcattttgcgccctgagtgctgctatttgatcttgctcggcgctatgcgcccttggaaagggagtggaaaggggggtgagagaagcagccccacccgaaccgctcacctggtggccatttttgactgcgttgacccaggccctggtatcaccgcgcgtttctgtcgactgtttcgccagtccgccgtgtggtggcgacaccttggaTGGTTGTTTTGCAGCACCTCCGGTAGGTGGGTTATTGGTGTTGGAGACTTCCTGGCCATGCTGATCGCCGGGAGGCCCAAGatagcggcttttcttcttggacgccgtttttttctttttcgtcttgggtGTGCGGAATTTTGCTGCACAGTCACGAGAGTTGGTAGCATGGGAGCCACCGCACAGAAAACACCGGGGAACACAGTTGTGAGGAGCCCGCACCCCCTCTACTAGCGGAGCTTGGAATCCGCAAAGCCCACAGGTGTTCGATCGCAGGTTTGGACACGCATCAGCGCGATGCCCGACGACcccacactggccgcacgccgggatagttttgtagtagtttctcacagagacgaccatgttgtcataatgtacgtaacggggcttctccttacccgcgaaagtgatgcgtgctttgttggatgtcccgaacttccggatttccaggatggtgcctgcgcgccagcacactcggtctttaagagtttccgtggtgtccgagttacggaccacgatcacgccgtggcacacgttgccgccgtcttgtcttaggtaaccccgaagggggatcgacccattgtcggaatttactgcgaagtccccgataagctggtcggccgcctcgatgtccggggtatgcacaatgatgaggttttgctctcgagagggtagaacggagatggcgcgggcccgtttcaacccgatgtacgctgaaatggcagtgccgtagccggtttctgtgaacgcctcgtgaagagaaacgctttccctgggctttata
This region of Amblyomma americanum isolate KBUSLIRL-KWMA chromosome 5, ASM5285725v1, whole genome shotgun sequence genomic DNA includes:
- the LOC144134140 gene encoding uncharacterized protein LOC144134140, which encodes MATSAQEVRGYDPEAMLWTSVPTTGDSNSTVTPKIRSQALLQAAARRSQDKAQMAAFGAAPAAGSSVGNVNGPATRATGSKDKAFSKWKPRPMPKPTPEDYVIVIKPRESVSLHEAFTETGYGTAISAYIGLKRARAISVLPSREQNLIIVHTPDIEAADQLIGDFAVNSDNGSIPLRGYLRQDGGNVCHGVIVVRNSDTTETLKDRVCWRAGTILEIRKFGTSNKARITFAGKEKPRYVHYDNMVVSVRNYYKTIPACGQCGVVGHRADACPNLRSNTCGLCGFQAPLVEGVRAPHNCVPRCFLCGGSHATNSRDCAAKFRTPKTKKKKTASKKKSRYLGPPGDQHGQEVSNTNNPPTGGAAKQPSKVSPPHGGLAKQSTETRGDTRAWVNAVKNGHQY